CCAACAGGAGATTTCTACTGGCTTGGCCCCGCTTCTTGATTTCGCGAAACATCATGACCCTGGATTTCCAGTCGATCCCCGCCTCGGGCGGTATAATCTGCTCTCCGTCTATGGATGTGTTCGGCTGAATTGCCTGGTCCTGAGTCGCCGCAGCATTGTCCTGATCGGCGCCGGCCATGGCAATCCACATAAAGCTAAGTAAAACAAAGACAACTGCACAAGGCATCTTTTTCATGGTTCCCCCCTCTTCCCTGGATTGATTCTCTCAATGACACCGCGATTCTTTACCCGGACATTCACTTGATGGCAAGGAGTTCCGTTTCAAAAATGATCGTGTCCCCCGGTTCGATGTGGTGGCCGGCTCCCCCCGCTCCATAGGCGAGTTCAGACGGAATAAAAATCTCCCATTTGGAACCGACCGGCATGAGCTTGAGCGCCTCCTTCCAGCCGGGAATGACGCTGTTGACCTTGAGGCTTACTGGACGCCCCCTGCGGTAGGAGCTGTCGAATTCCGTACCGTCGATAAGCATTCCCCGATAGTGGCACTCTATGGTATCGGTGTCGGTGGGCCTTTTTCCTTCACCCGACCTGATGATCCGGTATTGCAGGCCGCTTGGCAAGGCTATGACCCCTTCCTTTTTCATGTTTTCCGCCAGAAACGCCGCTCCCTTTTTCCTGTTCTCTTCCAGTGAAGCGGTTCGGATCCTTGCCTGCGACCGTCGCACTTCGTCCTGATAGGCCATTACGGCCCTTCGAATCTCGGCATCGGACATAAGAAGCCCCTTGCCTGAGTAGGCGTCCTGCATCCCCCTTATCACCATCTCCAGGTCAATATCGACTTCCTGCTTTTTGAAGTTGCCGATTAACTGGACGCCGATGGCGTAATTCACCTGATCCCTTTGTGTCTTGAGAAGAGATGGTTCGTCGGCCTTCTCCGGTGCGGTCTGCCCACCCTGTGCGGCCTGTGGGGCGATATCCGGCTGAGATTGGGCCCGGGCATCCCTATCCCTTGCCCAAGGCGCAAACACCATGGCAACAACCGCCAGGCATATTATGTAATACAATCTTCGATTTTTCAATTCAAGTTCCTCATGGGTCATCCATTTTCTCTTATGCGGGCGCAACCGGAATCATTCCAGTCCGCTTTCAGAACCCTACCTTTCCACCATTCGAGCCGAAGTCGACAGGGCCCTCAGTCCAATTGTACTCGAAAATCACTCGATCACCCGGATCTCAACCCAATCATAAAAAAGCGGTTCATCCACAATATCATCGGGATTCGTATCCACCCCGAAGTAAAAGATATAGGTCCCGGCCTGAAGAAGACCGGAATAGATCTGCACAGGGGATACCGTCACCAACGGAGATTGCATCACGGGACGGACTCCCGGTATCCATTCGGTGTAGGGATAGGAATAGAACTCTCCAAACGCGCTCGCGATAAGCCACCAATCCGCCTGTTTTCCATCCTCATCTCCCGGCGAAAGGCTAACCGTTATAATAACGGCGGTTCCGGCTGAAACCGTAAGAGGCCCGTCCTGTCCGTTGGCCTTTATGTCCGGCAGACACGGGGATGGAGGCGCCGTCATTCCCCCTCTCACCGCGCGCACAAGCCTGAGGCTCCCTTTGTTGGCGCTGTATCCGCCGCCGGTCAGGAAAAATATACCCCACGCATTGGCAGCATTGGACGCATAGGTCGTGGACGACCAGTAGAGCAAAGAGACCGCATTGGGGAAGAAGGTCGTATCCATCGATGGATTATAGCGCCCGTAATTTGCCAAAGACCGCAGTTCGTTGATGCTGGGTAAGCGCCAGTCCTCATGACCGCCAAGGGAGAGGCCTTCACAATAGGCCAACGCCTGTTCCCAGGTGAACGCCTCCTCCAGCGTATCCTGCTGCCATGTTAGCCCTGTTGAGGTGTCCGTCACCGTACCGTCACCATTATCGACATACGGTTCTGACACCGAGTCTGTTACGCCACGGACAGCACGTACAGAACCATAAACGTTCTTTCCTTTTGTGTCATCAAAGCCGTAATCGAAGCTCACCCCCCAGGCCCTGTAGATATTCTCGACGGGAGTATTCGACGACCAGTAAAACGATGAAATCGCATGGGGAAAATAGTTGACATCGATCGTCGGCCCGGGCTGAGACACACCGTTATCAACGAGATAGGTCAATTCTTGAACCGTCGGAAGCCGCCAATCTCCATATCCCCCAAAATTGGCATCATTCAACGCATTGATAAAATCTTCCGTATCCGTGCCATTGCCCGGAAAACCGGAATTTCCACCATTGGACATCGGGTTGTTGTCGTACCAGGTATAGGTGTTGTCTTTATCATGGATGGTCCCGTCATCGGTCTTGGTTTCCCAGATCAGGCCGGTGACATTGTCTTTGACCATGGCCCATGAAGCCGCGGAATCCGGCAGCGCATTTCCGCTGTGGTCCAATTTTGTATAGGAGGGTGGGTTCATGGAATAATTTGCATCCTGCCCGTAAAACAGCTGGCCCGGAGAGGGACAGGGGATCTCGCCGCTATCATCATAGCACTTGGTTTGGCCCGTATCCGGAATTGGGCCGGAAACCGCATGGCCTGCCAAAAGGAGCATCGCAAGGCATAGAAAAATCTTTGTAAGATCTTTTCTTTTCATAACGGTATCCATTTTCCAATCTAAACGACGATGAATCGAGGTTAATTCCCAACGGCATTGGGAACTTATTCCTGCGTTGGTTCCGACATTGGCCCTAAGGCGCTTAGTGAGTTATTTCCGGGTTTTCTGTCACAAAAAACAAGAAACGTTTTACCTCTTTGCGTCTTGGCGTCTTTGCGCGAGACATGTTTTGGCTGCGGTTATCCGCGTTAGACATATTACTGGTTCATGTTCACGATGGCCCCCGGGCTTATGTCTACGCCCGGTTTAATATTTATTCTGGGTGCCTTGAAGTTGATTTGGGCGCCGTTTTCGATGATGACATTGGGGCCCATGGTAATGGATGTTGTGGCTACGCATTCGCACTGGGTGCCCGTACGAAATCTTACGTTTGTGAGGACCACCGGGTCTCCGTCACACTCCGGGCAGGGAGGAAAGACAACCGCGCTGACTTTTGTAACAAAGGCATCGGAGTTACCGAGAAAGGGGTCGCCCGCGCCTCCGGCGAAGGTCGGCTGATACGCATTTGCCGTAGGAAAATTGTCCGAATAGGTATATCCCGTAACATAGGTGTTGTCTGAAGCGTCTACGGCGATTCCGTTTCCATAATCGCTACTGTTTCCCCCCAGGTAAGTGGAATAGTAAAACGCGTTTCCCGCTGAGGTGAGCTTGGTGACAAAGGCATCGGAGCTGCCGCCAAGTGCCGCCTGGATCGGTGCGAACGTGGGAAAATTGAGAGAAGCGGTATATCCCGTGACATAGGCGCGCCCTGAGGCGTCTACGGCGATTCCATTTCCGGACTCGGCACCGGCGCCTCCCAGATAAGTGGAGTAGGATAATGCGTTCCCTGTTGCGGAAAGCTTGGTTATAAAGGCGTCGGAACCGCCGCCGAGGGAGAGTTGCAGCGGGGTTACCGTGGGAAAATTGGTGGAGTAGGTCTCTCCCGCGACATAGACGTTGCCCGGAGCGTCCACGGCGATCCCATATCCCGAATCGGAACTGCTGCCCCCCAGGTAGGTGGCGTAGAAAAGGGCGCTTCCCGTATAGGAAAGTTTGGCGATAAAGGCATCAGCGCTGCCGCCCAGGGTCCCCTGAACCGGGGTTAACGTGGGGAAATCCATGGAGGCGGTATATCCCGTGACATAGGAGTTGCCCGTATTGTCTATGGCTATCGCATATGCGGCGTCGGAACTGCTGCCCCCCAGATAGGTGGAAAAAAACAGGGTGTTTCCGTCTGAGGACAGCCTGGCAATAAAGGCATCTCCGCTGCCGAAAAAGGGATCATCAGAGCTGCCGCCAAAGGTTGGCTGATACGCAGATGCCGTGGGAAAGTCAACGGAAGCGGTATCTCCCGTTACAAAGGCGCTTCCTAAGGCGGTCACGGCGACTCCATATCCGTAATCTTTGCCCCCCCCCCCCAGATAGGTGGCGTAGGAAAGGTTTCCCGACGGGGAAAGTTTGGCCACAAAGGCATCAAAGTCACCGCCGAGGGTTCCCTGGTACGGGTTTCTCGTGGGGAAATTGGTGGAAAGGGTGTATCCCGTGACATAGGCGTTGTTTGAGGCGTCTATGGCGATTCCGCATCCAACATCCCAACTGCTGCCCCCCAGATAGGTGGAATAGGAAAGGGCGCTTCCCGATGAGGAAAGCTTGGTGATGAAGGCGTCTGAGGTACCGGCGAAGGTCCCCTGATACGGGGTGCTCGTTGGAAAATTGCTGGAATAGGTATATCCTGCGACGTAGGCGTTGCCTGAGGCGTCTGCGGCGATTCCCATCCCGATATCATCGCCACTGCTTCCCCCCAGATAGGTGGAGTAGGAAAGAACGGGATCGATAATGAGGGGATAGGAGGGGTCATAGGCGGCGACCTGAAATCCGTACGAAAATTTTCCGGTTTGGGACTGACCGGCAGGGCTCAGGATTTCAAACCT
This Deltaproteobacteria bacterium DNA region includes the following protein-coding sequences:
- a CDS encoding FKBP-type peptidyl-prolyl cis-trans isomerase codes for the protein MVFAPWARDRDARAQSQPDIAPQAAQGGQTAPEKADEPSLLKTQRDQVNYAIGVQLIGNFKKQEVDIDLEMVIRGMQDAYSGKGLLMSDAEIRRAVMAYQDEVRRSQARIRTASLEENRKKGAAFLAENMKKEGVIALPSGLQYRIIRSGEGKRPTDTDTIECHYRGMLIDGTEFDSSYRRGRPVSLKVNSVIPGWKEALKLMPVGSKWEIFIPSELAYGAGGAGHHIEPGDTIIFETELLAIK
- a CDS encoding DUF1566 domain-containing protein, whose amino-acid sequence is MKRKDLTKIFLCLAMLLLAGHAVSGPIPDTGQTKCYDDSGEIPCPSPGQLFYGQDANYSMNPPSYTKLDHSGNALPDSAASWAMVKDNVTGLIWETKTDDGTIHDKDNTYTWYDNNPMSNGGNSGFPGNGTDTEDFINALNDANFGGYGDWRLPTVQELTYLVDNGVSQPGPTIDVNYFPHAISSFYWSSNTPVENIYRAWGVSFDYGFDDTKGKNVYGSVRAVRGVTDSVSEPYVDNGDGTVTDTSTGLTWQQDTLEEAFTWEQALAYCEGLSLGGHEDWRLPSINELRSLANYGRYNPSMDTTFFPNAVSLLYWSSTTYASNAANAWGIFFLTGGGYSANKGSLRLVRAVRGGMTAPPSPCLPDIKANGQDGPLTVSAGTAVIITVSLSPGDEDGKQADWWLIASAFGEFYSYPYTEWIPGVRPVMQSPLVTVSPVQIYSGLLQAGTYIFYFGVDTNPDDIVDEPLFYDWVEIRVIE
- a CDS encoding SBBP repeat-containing protein, with protein sequence MKTKLGLNLLPAIVLFLFSVSFLWFSGAAASGKADRESILEAYGNLPLHFIENKGQLDSRVRFYVKTSGQTLYFTDEGIVFDLLRWEKAAWKRTRGPKKGPYTSEEKPERLVFSLGFENAREGVLMEGLDRQEGGINFLAGNDRSQWKTGIPTYRGVVYKGVYKGIDLKVFGNGKDIEYEFVVNPGGEPEDILLTYNGIEGLAKNGEGELLIATAFGQLKETKPYIYQEIEGETAVDGRFEILSPAGQSQTGKFSYGFQVAAYDPSYPLIIDPVLSYSTYLGGSSGDDIGMGIAADASGNAYVAGYTYSSNFPTSTPYQGTFAGTSDAFITKLSSSGSALSYSTYLGGSSWDVGCGIAIDASNNAYVTGYTLSTNFPTRNPYQGTLGGDFDAFVAKLSPSGNLSYATYLGGGGKDYGYGVAVTALGSAFVTGDTASVDFPTASAYQPTFGGSSDDPFFGSGDAFIARLSSDGNTLFFSTYLGGSSSDAAYAIAIDNTGNSYVTGYTASMDFPTLTPVQGTLGGSADAFIAKLSYTGSALFYATYLGGSSSDSGYGIAVDAPGNVYVAGETYSTNFPTVTPLQLSLGGGSDAFITKLSATGNALSYSTYLGGAGAESGNGIAVDASGRAYVTGYTASLNFPTFAPIQAALGGSSDAFVTKLTSAGNAFYYSTYLGGNSSDYGNGIAVDASDNTYVTGYTYSDNFPTANAYQPTFAGGAGDPFLGNSDAFVTKVSAVVFPPCPECDGDPVVLTNVRFRTGTQCECVATTSITMGPNVIIENGAQINFKAPRINIKPGVDISPGAIVNMNQ